The Daucus carota subsp. sativus chromosome 2, DH1 v3.0, whole genome shotgun sequence genome includes a window with the following:
- the LOC108205860 gene encoding uncharacterized protein LOC108205860 — protein sequence MALKKVIAICQSGGNFETGKDDSMSYIGGEAYAIDLDAQSQLSHFKEELAEMFQYNVDSLSVKYFLPGNRKTLITISRDKDLQRMVNFFEESGQVELFILSKEGTSQDVVNAPLISSSRANTEGMNISHEILNIAEADGTTDIEMDTANGLTRSLVVSGTTDDNCRNIVMQWENIITGVDQRFSDFTEFRDALHKYSIAHGFTYKFIKNESQRVAVKCKAEGCPWRIWASMVSGTQLFCIKKMNSTHTCEGAAVKAKHRVARDWVGNIIKEKLKVSPNYKTRDIVGDIKREYGIELNYSQAYRAKGRAREKLHGSYRKAYSQLPLFCEKIVETNPGSVATFTTKEDSSFQRLFVSFYASISGFRQGCRPLIFLDYTPLNSKYKGMLLSATAADGNDAFFPLAFAVVDEESDENWHWFLSHLKDVASTSQRITFVADFQKGLVEALREIFGGGAFHGYCLHHIAEKLNKDLKEPFSYEARRLMVQDLYAAARASKLDAFERCTESMKAISPEAYNWVIRSEPDHWATAFFGGARYGHISSDFGRPFYSWVSDAKELPITQMVDSLRGKLMELFYKRRIDSSQWETKLTLSMEEKLKNEISKAHSLQVTHLHDSTFEVRSESVDIVNIEHWDCSCKSWQITGLPCCHAVALIKLLDRSPYDYCFRYFTAESYRATYSESINPIPNVEGTVMSEPTETAFIVTPPPTKSPSPKVGKRRKQDGTFDIIRRTLQCSKCKGLGHNKRACSKVSEDGEESSGPSPSIDVTTEES from the exons ATGGcattgaagaaagtcatagctATATGTCAGTCAGGGGGTAATTTTGAGACTGGGAAGGATGATTCTATGTCTTATATAGGGGGTGAAGCTTATGCAATTGATCTTGATGCACAATCCCAGTTAAGCCATTTTAAGGAAGAATTAGCTGAAATGTTTCAGTATAATGTTGATAGCTTGTCAGTCAAGTACTTTCTCCCTGGAAACAGAAAGACACTCATCACAATATCTAGAGACAAGGATCTGCAGCGGATGGTAAATTTCTTTGAGGAATCTGGCCAAGTGGAGTTGTTTATTTTGTCTAAGGAAGGTACTTCTCAAGATGTGGTAAACGCACCTCTGATTAG TTCAAGTAGAGCAAACACAGAAGGCATGAATATTTCACATGAAATATTAAATATCGCTGAAGCTGATGGTACAACTGATATAGAAATGGACACCGCAAATGGGTTAACGCGAAGCCTAGTTGTTAGTGGTACCACAGACGATAATTGTCGCAACATTGTAATGCAGTGGGAAAATATTATCACTGGTGTTGACCAAAGATTTTCTGATTTCACTGAGTTTCGTGATGCTCTGCATAAATACTCAATTGCACATGGATTCACTTACAAATTCATCAAGAATGAAAGTCAGCGTGTAGCTGTTAAATGCAAAGCAGAAGGCTGCCCATGGCGTATATGGGCATCAATGGTATCTGGCACACAGCTATTCTGTATAAAGAAAATGAATTCTACACATACATGTGAAGGAGCAGCCGTAAAAGCCAAGCATCGGGTAGCAAGGGACTGGGTAGGAAATATAATAAAGGAGAAGTTGAAAGTTTCTCCAAATTACAAGACAAGAGATATTGTCGGTGATATCAAACGAGAATATGGAATTGAATTAAACTATTCTCAGGCATATCGTGCGAAAGGACGTGCAAGGGAGAAACTGCATGGTTCTTATAGAAAGGCGTACAGTCAATTACCACTTTTCTGTGAGAAGATAGTGGAAACAAATCCAGGTAGTGTTGCTACATTCACTACAAAGGAGGATTCAAGCTTCCAGCGTCTATTTGTTTCGTTTTATGCCTCAATATCTGGTTTCCGACAAGGATGCCGGCCTCTGATTTTCCTTGACTATACACCTTTGAACTCAAAGTACAAGGGTATGTTGCTATCTGCTACAGCAGCAGATGGGAATGATGCTTTCTTTCCTTTGGCTTTCGCTGTAGTTGATGAGGAGAGTGATGAAAACTGGCATTGGTTTCTATCCCACCTGAAAGATGTAGCCTCCACATCCCAACGGATCACATTCGTAGCAGATTTTCAGAAGGGTTTAGTAGAGGCATTGCGTGAAATCTTCGGTGGAGGGGCCTTCCATGGATATTGTTTACATCACATTGCTGAGAAACTTAATAAAGATTTGAAAGAGCCATTTTCTTATGAAGCCAGACGTCTCATGGTCCAGGATTTGTATGCTGCTGCTAGGGCATCAAAACTTGATGCTTTTGAGCGGTGCACTGAAAGCATGAAAGCTATATCTCCTGAAGCCTACAATTGGGTTATACGTAGCGAGCCAGATCACTGGGCAACCGCCTTTTTTGGAGGAGCAAGGTATGGTCATATTTCATCTGATTTTGGACGACCGTTCTACAGTTGGGTATCCGATGCAAAGGAATTGCCAATAACTCAGATGGTTGATTCATTACGAGGTAAGCTGATGGAGTTGTTTTATAAACGGAGGATTGATTCTAGTCAGTGGGAAACAAAGCTAACGCTATCTATGGAAGAAAAATTAAAGAATGAGATTTCAAAAGCACACTCACTTCAAGTAACTCATTTACATGATAGCACATTCGAAGTTAGAAGTGAATCTGTTGACATAGTTAACATCGAGCATTGGGACTGTAGCTGCAAAAGTTGGCAAATAACTGGGTTGCCATGTTGCCACGCCGTTGCTCTTATTAAACTTCTTGATAGGAGTCCCTATGATTATTGCTTCAGATACTTTACTGCTGAGAGTTATCGTGCTACATATTCAGAGTCGATTAATCCTATACCTAATGTAGAGGGAACAGTGATGAGTGAACCAACGGAGACAGCTTTTATTGTAACTCCTCCACCAACTAAAAGTCCAAGTCCAAAGGTGGGGAAGAGAAGGAAGCAGGACGGTACATTTGATATAATTAGACGCACACTCCAGTGTAGCAAGTGCAAAGGCCTTGGTCACAACAAGAGAGCATGCAG